CCATAGGCAAGGTTTTGTGGGATAACAATCTCCCACTTTGAGCCTACAGGCATCATCTGCAACGCCTCAGTCCAACCCTTGATGAGTCCACCAACATTGAAGGTATCGAACTCTACGCCATGACGTGAAGTTGCATCGAATACCTTTCCATCAATGGTCTTGCCCTCATAGATAACCTGGACACGGTCAGCTGCTGTTGGTATAGGTCCATCACCCTTCTTAATGATACGATACTGAAGACCGTCAGCCATTGTTACAACACCCTCCTTCTTCTTGTTCTCTTCCAAGTAAGCCTCATTCTTTGCTTTTATCTCAGCATCTTTCTGTGCTTTCAACTCTACTTCTTTCTTCTCGAAGATTTGCTCAGCAGTAGCCTGCTTGAGGACAGTAGAATCCTTTGCCAAAGCTGCAATAAAGCCCTTATAAAGCAAATCTGGGTTAATTGGAGCCGATGTGCCTTCGAACTTAGATGCAATATTAGGCAACATGGTCTTGTCTACCTGTGAACTGATGAGCAATCCGGCTACATAAGCAGCAAAAGCAGAGTCTTTGCGATTAGCAATACCTTGACGCAAGCCACGCAGGAAGTCTGGCATCTGTGCTGGAGTAACACCAAACTGATTTGCAAGATAGTCGTCCAAGCCACGCGTCATAGACATACCTGCAGCATAGCTCAATGTATCAGAAGGTGAAGTCAGTACTACTGCGCCTTCTTTACATTCTACAGAACACTTCGCATTCTGCTTTCCTTTCTTCTTACTCTGTGCACTTGCAGTATTGAAGACTGAACCTGCTGCAACGAGCAGAGCCAGCATTATAAGTTTCTTCATTGTTTTGTCGTTTTTAAAGAAAAGGTTTTTCTATATTAAAAAGGATGTAGATTCGATGATTACTAAGCTTCAAGAAGTATATTACTAATCTTTAAGAAGTATGTATGTGTCTTCCTTTCCTATAAGACAAGAGTATCATTACTGAATTATTCTCATGAAAATAAAGAATTACTTTCATGAGAATAAATATTTATTTTCACGACAATAAAGATTTTCTTTCATGAAAATAATTCGTCATCATCGTGAAAATGGATTACAGCTGATGCTCTTCCATATAAGAAAGGAAGACTCATCGAACCATTATCAAGCTTTAGTTGATTACATACCTGGCTTACCCTGTGGCATACCTGACATACCCTGAGGCATACCTGGCTGACCTTCTGGAGCCTTCTCAATACCGAGTAACTCAACAGTAAAGATAAGTGTTGAGAATGGCTTGAGGTCTGGACTTGGCTGTTCAGCACCGTAACCAGCTGTATAAGGAATAGTAATCTCCCACTTAGCGCCAACAGGCATCTTAGTCAAAGCCTCTGTAAAACCTGGGATAACACCACCTACAGGCATTGTTGCACCATCACGCTGGTCGAAAACCTTACCATCAATAGTCTTACCAACATAGTTAATCTTAACAACATCAGAAGCCTTTGGTGTAGCACCAGAGCCTGCCTTGAGTTCCTTAACCTGTACACCCTGACCGATAGTCTTCACACCTTCCTTCTTAGCATTGGCAGCCATGTAAGCGTCACTCTTCTTCTTATTAGCACCATAAGTCTTCTCAGCGGCCTTCATCTGAATAGCCTTTGAAGTCTTCTGCTCAACTTCACGAGCCTGCTCTACAGTCATCTTCTGACCATGACCCTTTGCACTTGCTGCGAAACCAGCGAGGAAGTTAGCCAAAGAAACAGACTTTGTAGAGTCCTCACCAAAGATCTGGCGGTTGATCTGATTCTTGATAATCATGTTCATCTGCATACCTACGCCGATACCAGCATTGTAAGCAGCACGCTTCTTATCATCAGCATTCTGCGCACCATCGTTCATACCCTTGATAAACTCATCGATGTAAGCTGTATCAATCTGCATCTGCTGGAGATACTGCTTAACACTCTGACCCTGATCAATACCAAAAGCATAGCTCAAAGAGTCAACATCAGACTTCAAATCCTCCTTTGGAGCTGAATTACCACAAGCTGTGAAGCCTGCAGCTGCGATAGCCATAGCGGCTAAAAAATAAATTTTCTTCATTATTTTAATTGTTTAGTTTCTTAAGCAATATTATTAGCGTAGGCGATAGAGGACGTATATTGCAGTCTATTATCGCCTATACACCTTTCTTACTTTACCTCAATCAACTCTACGTCGAAGACAAGAGCAGCAAATGGAGGTATCTGTGCACCAGCACCACGCTCACCATATGCAAGGTTATAAGGGATGAAGAAGCGATACTTAGCACCTTCCTGCATAAGCTGCACACCCTCTGTCCAACCTGCGATAACCTGATTCAAGCCGAAAGTAGCTGGCTGATTGCGCTTATAAGAACTGTCAAAAACAGTACCATCAATCAGTGTTCCCTCATAATGACATACTACCTGATCTGTAGCTGAAGGCTTCTTACCGTCGCCCTCTTTCAATACCTGATACTGTAAACCTGAAGGTAAGGTTACAACACCATCCTTCTTACCGTTCTCAGCAAGGAAAGCCTCACCAGCAGCCTTTGCTACCTTACCAGCCTCAGCGGCTGCAGCCTGCTGCTTAGCCTCCTGCTCTTGGAAGAAGTTTTGTACGAGAGTCTGTGCTTCTGCATTGTCCACTTTCAGTTCTGAACCTGAAATAACATCCTTGATAGCCTGTGCGAAGTCGTCAATATTCAGTTCCTTTGCGCCCATTCCTGCGAGCTGTGAACCGATACCGATTCCCAGTGCATAGCTTAATTTGTCCATTATCGTTCTTAATATTATTAATAATTAATGTGCAAAGATACTATTTTTAAGGTATAGTTTTGCATTAATCGGATTAAAATTACTAAATTTGTCAAAGAGAATGGAGGATTACTGCGCAAGTTAAAGGTATCGACAAAAAACAAGAAGTAGATTATAAGAACTTCTTTTGTCCGAAACTCTATTTGCAAGTGTTTTAGAATTAATGCCTACAACTTTGTCCACCTCCTTCAAGCCTCAACTCATAAAAGACAGACATATGAAGAAAATCGTATTCTTAACAGGTGCTGGAATGTCCGTAGAAAGTGGCTTCAAGACCTTTCGCGGCAATGATGGATTATGGGAGGATTACCCTGTTGAACAGGTAGCTACGCACGAAGGCTGGGTAGCCAACCCCACACTCGTCAACAACTTCTACAACAATCTACGCAAAAAGCTCTATGCTGCCAAGCCTAACGAGGGTCATCGCCTTATCAAGGAACTTGAGAAAGACTATGATGTGACGGTGATTACGCAGAATGTTGACGACCTTCACGAGAAAGCTGGCTCTTTAAAGGTTATCCATCTACATGGAGAACTGACAAAGGTATGCTCAAGCAAGGCTCCTTACGACAGCCGTTACATAAAGAAACTACCTGAAGATAACTGCGAAGTAGCCCCTGGAGCATTGGCTGAAGATGGTAGTCTATTGCGTCCTTTCATTGTCTTTTTCGGTGAATCAGTCCCAATGATTGAACCCGCTGCAGAGGTTGTGGCACAGGCAGACATCCTTATTATCATCGGAACATCGCTGGTTGTTTACCCTGCTGCAGGTCTTGTGCAATACACCCGACCTGGAACTCCTATCTATCTGATTGACCCTGACGATACGCCTGCACATGCTTCTGGACGATTAACACATATCAAAAAGGGTGCAAGCGAAGGTATGAAAGAGTTGATTAAGCTATTGTAAGAAGTTGATTATAGCATCATAAGGAACTGATTACATCACATTCCCACACAGGAACAAATTCCTATTCATAATAAAAAGAGAACATATAAACTACCAAAATTCCATTCCCTATATTTTCATAGGGACAAAAACAAAAGCATATATCAATAAAGAAACAAATGAAGAAACTATTTTCACTCCTCTTCTTAGCCCTCATGACACTACCAATCATGGCTCAGAAGAATGTTTACAAGTTTAGTGTAAAGGACGGAAACGAGCATACCGTCAAATTGAAGGACTATAAGGGTAAGGTTCTGCTCATCGTTAACACAGCGACAAAATGTGGATTTACACCACAGTATGAGGCATTACAAAAGCTCTATGAAACCTATAAGAACCAAGGACTTGTCATCCTTGACTTCCCTTGTAATCAGTTTGGCGCACAGGCTCCGGGCTCTTTCCATGATATTCACGCTTTCTGTACAGGCAACTACGGAACAACTTTCCCACAGTTTGCAAAGATTAATGTCAATGGTCGTAACGAATCTCCGCTTTACACTTACCTAAAGGCTCAACAGCCATTCAAGGGCTTTGACATGAATAACAACATCGGTAAGTTCCTCGATGAGAAGTTCCGTGCAGAGAATCCGGACTACGCCAAAGACCCAAGTATCAAATGGAACTTCACAAAGTTCCTCATTGACAGACAGGGACACGTCATTGACCGCTTTGAGCCAACAGCTGATATGAAAGACGTTGAGGCTGGTATCAAGGCGGCATTAAAGATGAAGTAAAAGCTAAGAGAGCAATTAGCCTTATTGGGCTAATGAGCCTTATAAGGCTAATAAGCCCAATCCCCACAAACCAAAGCCGGCTAACACACAACCACGTGTCAGCCGGCTTTGTTCGTTTTATTGCTTAGGCAGATTAGTAGCCTTCGGCTTATTCTTATTAGATGACTTCTTCTTCACCTTAAACTTATCGAATCCCTTACCAAAGACCCCCATTACCTGACTCTGAGTTACGAAGGCATCTGGGTCGATATCATCAATCATACGATAAACATATGACGCTTCACGCTGGCGAGTTACTACGATAACAATCTTTATATCGCTACCCGTATAATAGCCCTTAGCATCGATTATCGTACTGGTACGATGGGGTTGGTCTTGCGATATCATATCACAAATCTCCTTATAACGCTCCGAAATGATAAGGAACTGCACCGAACGACGACTGGAGTTGATAACTTGATCAAGTACAAAAGAGGTGATAATCAAGTTTACATAACCATAGATAACCTGCTCCCAACTACGGAGAACAAGGTAACTTCCCGTTACGATGGTCATATCCACTAATAAGATAACACGTCCAAGAGAAATATCACGATATTTGTTGACTATCGCTGCGACGATATCCGAGCCACCAGAGCTACCATTATAGGAGAGTCCAAAAGCTAAACCAACACCACAAAACGACGCACCAATAATAGCTGCCATAAAAGGTTGCCCATGTAAGAGTCCCGGATGGGGAAAGACAGTACCCATAACCTTTGTGATAACTGTCAGCATCACAACGCCATAGATAGTGCGGATACAGAACTTTAAGCCTAAAACCTTCAGTGCAATGGCTAATAGAATTGCGTTTAGGACGAAATAAGTGTTAGCAACAGGGATTCCTTGACCCCAATTCAAAATGGAAGCAAGACCTGCTACGCCACCATTACCGATGTGATTAGGTAGTAGAAAAACCATCCAGCCGATAGCATAGGACAGCATACCTACGGCTATCATTACATAGTCTAAGATTTCCCGATAAAGGACTTTCTTATTAATCTTGTTAATCATACATTTAAGGATATGAGTGAAATGACGCTACAAATTTAGATAAAATTTCCGAAACAAAGCACTTGCACAGAAAAAATAGAGTACCTTTGCAGAAAATAATATATACCTTGAGGGTGTAGAAGAAGAGTCGTATACGGCAATTCATAGGGAAGCACAACACATATATCCATAAAAGACTGTATTTGACGGATATATTAACCATGTGCAAAGATATTATCTACACACTCTTCCACTTGCATCTTTTTGCAGAAAATTAGCAATATGCCAGAAGATTTTGACATACATGAAGAAAGGCTGAACTCGGTTGAGAAGGATTTCGAAAATGCTCTGCGCCCTCTGAAATTTAATGATTTCAGCGGACAGTCGAAGGTGGTCGAAAACCTCAGCGTCTTTGTTGAAGCCGCTAAGTTCCGTGGCGAACCGCTCGACCACACCCTCTTGCACGGTCCTCCGGGATTGGGTAAGACGACGTTGAGCAATATTATCGCTAACGAATTGGGCGTCGGTTTCAAGATTACCTCTGGTCCGGTACTCGACAAGCCGGGCGACCTTGCGGGTATTCTCACCTCTTTAGAGCCTAACGACGTCTTGTTTATTGACGAGATACACCGCCTTTCTCCTGTCGTAGAGGAGTATCTTTACTCTGCGATGGAGGACTATCGTATTGACATTATGATTGATAAGGGACCGTCTGCACGTTCTATCCAGATTGATCTCAACCCATTCACACTCGTTGGTGCAACGACACGAAGCGGACTGCTCACAGCTCCTCTCCGCGCTCGCTTTGGTATTAATCTCCATTTGGAGTATTATGATCCAGAGACTTTAAAGCGCATTATCAAGCGTTCGGCTGCCCTATTAAAAGTGCCTATCGTGGACGAAGCTGCGGATGAGATTGCGCGTCGCTCACGTGGTACGCCACGTATCTGTAACGCCCTACTCCGCCGTGTACGCGACTTCGCACAGGTGAAGGGTAATGGTACTATCACACCCGAAATCGCTACGATGTCACTACAGTCGTTGAACATTGACAAATATGGTTTGGACGAGATAGATAACAAGATTCTACTCACCATTATCGATAAGTTCCGTGGCGGTCCTGTAGGTGTCTCAACCATTGCCACTGCTATCGGTGAGGATTCTGGTACAGTAGAAGAGGTTTACGAACCTTTCCTTATTATGGAAGGTTTCATCAAACGAACCCCTCGTGGACGTGTGGCAACACAGCTTGCCTACGACCATCTCGGACGAAACTCATATCAAGATAATCCTCTACAACCGGGATTATTCGATTAAAAGAGACTCCATTGCAAACGTTCACTATGAACAATGCAATGGAGTTTTTCTTTTAATCGTTCCCACAAGCGCTGATATTTGTAAACTATTTTCGTATGGTTCAAAACCAACACATGCTCTTTTAGCTTCTAAAAGACGCCTTATTGACTTGCAAAAGACGCCCTTTAAGACCCTTACTAACGCCCTTCTGAAGTCCAATTAAGCACCTTTTCTTACGCAGTTTTATAACCAACTGATTCCCTGACTGTTACAAACTCGCTTTTAAAACGTGTTTTTATCATTATTTGTAGAAGTTTTACTCGGATTTATGTAATAAATTTTCAAACCTTTATCTACAGATTTTCGAAGTATTAAATGAAAAAGTTTTCTTTGTCAGAGGATGATAATAAATTGCTAACACCTATCAAATCTCGAAATTTAAGAGGCTAATTATTCTTTTACAACTACATCTTTTTGAAGTGTCCTACTAATTTCCTAACTTTGTCGCCATGATTATTCAAATGCATAAACCAAAGGCAAGGATGGAAGAACTGGACTTTCTCAAGTTCGTCTTCATCACGTTGATGATTGCCTTCCACCTTACCTATATCGGCGACACCTACCCTGTTGCTAAACAGTTGGTCTATACTTTCCACATGCCGGGCTTCCTGTTAGTGTCGGGTTATCTGTTTAATGTGAATAAGTCGTGGGCTGCTTTGGGGAAAACAATGCTTTGGATTTTCATCCCTTACGCAGTGATGGAAAGCGGATATACCGTAATGGCTTCGCTACTCCCTATCCGTGAACACATTGATCATCTAACCGCAGGAGTACTGATTGACCATATCTTCCTTCATCCGATGGGCCCTTATTGGTACTTACATACCTTGATGATTTGCGGTATCTTCTATTATATCGCATTCAGAAAACCTGAAGGACGTTTTTCATCGGTATTGAAACAAGAGAAACCACTGCTGCCTATCAAAATGATGAGTTTGGAAAATCAAGTGCTATTAGGTAGATTTACACTTCTTGCTCTGTTCCTTTGGTTAATCTCTTACGGCTGCGAATTACTCTCAATAGCCAATGCAGCCTACTTCCTTGTAGGTGCTATCATACGTCAAGCAGTGGGCAATTTCCGTCTGGCTTTCCCTGCACGTTGGTGGACAATAGGACTTTTAGTAGTATGGTGCATCGACCCAACCCATTACGATAAAGCATCTTTTGCAGGTGCATGTTTGGTGTTTTTAGTTATCGGTTCGCTGTTGTGGATTTATCAATTAGGAATTCCTCAACCTCTGCGCGACCTCTTTCTCTTTATCGGGCGTAACACTTTACCCCTCTTACTCTTCTCCCCTATCTTCACGATTCTTGCCAAATTCTATCAGCCGTTGCTGCTTCGTGTGGAGCCGACGGGAATGTTCTTCCTTGTGGTCAGTGTGGTATTTGCCATTGCAGGCTCGTTTGGCATAACATGGTTGATGGATGTCACGGGCATCTCAAAGCTATTCTTTGGAAAGAAAGGGCTGATATAAAGAGGGAATTAAATTGTTATTGTTTATTAGGCTAATTGGCCCTATTAGCCTAATTAGCCCAATAAGGCTAATAAGGCTAATAAGTTTTCCCTAAATTCTTTCCTGCTTTAGTGGTTTTCCATCAAGCGTATAAGCTGTGAAGACACCATGCTCATAGGTCATAAAGGTAGCCACATTCCCACCTTTGGGGAAAGTGATAGAGCCGAGATTGCAAACAAGCGTACCCTCCTGCTGGGTGAGTTCCCAAAGATGTGTATGCCCATAGACAATCGCATCGAAATGACCTTTTGGCATTGTGGATTTGTTATAGATATGTCCATGTGTTAGGAAAATCTTTCGTCCCTCATCAACTAACATCAAATAGTCGGACATCATTGGGAAATCAAGTAGCATCTGATCAACTTCTGCATCACAGTTTCCACGTACTGCCACGATGTTATTTGCACGTTTATTTAGTGCTTCCACTATCCCCTTAGCATCTATTCCCTCTGGGATAGAGTTACGTGGACCATAATTAAGTATGTCTCCAAGTATGCAAAGCATGTCACAATGCTCGCGATCATAGAATTGTAGCACCTTCTCCAGTGCTGGCAGACATCCGTGGATATCTGATACCAATAGATATTTCATATCACCTTGATTGTTTGTTTCTATGGCAAAGGTAATGTTATTTTCTCATATAACCTTTAATTTAACCCAAATCGCTCATTAGAGCCTCAACATATTTTGTTTTATTATCGAACAGATTAGCCTAAAAAAGAAAATATATTTCAATGGAAACAAACTCCTATTAACCATGTAAAAAGATGACATCCGCTCTTAATAGTTTCCTTGTAAGAATAACACTTACAAGCCTAAAAGACATCAAATGTTATTTTTCTTAATTATTTCCACGATTTTATTTGATTGTTTGAAACTTTTAGTTATATTTGCGACATAATTATCTATTACATACAACCTTACTTGAAAATAACATAAAGACCTGCCTTATGAATACGAAAAGACTCTTATTTTCTACCTTATTTATGCTGTCGGCAATCGTCAGCTTTGCCCAACAAGTATTCACTGCTTCGGGTGTTGTTGTCGACGAAACAGGTGAAACGATTATCGGTGCAACGGTTCAGGTAGTCGGTGACAGCAAACTGATTACAGCAACAGACATGGACGGTAAGTTTACACTCGCCAATATTAAGCCTGGTGCTAAGTTGGAAGTATCTTATGTCGGTATGAAAACCTTCACTGGTCCTGCCAAACCGACAATGAAGATTACGATGATTAACGACAACTCTGCGTTGGACGAGGTGGTTGTAACTGCCTTCGGTGAACAAAAGCGTTCGGCTTTTACAGGCTCTGCTGCCATTGTTGACTCTAAAAAGATTGAACATAAGCAGGTCAATAACGTAATGAGTAGTTTGAAAGGTGAGGCTGCTGGTGTTCA
The Prevotella melaninogenica DNA segment above includes these coding regions:
- a CDS encoding FKBP-type peptidyl-prolyl cis-trans isomerase — translated: MKKLIMLALLVAAGSVFNTASAQSKKKGKQNAKCSVECKEGAVVLTSPSDTLSYAAGMSMTRGLDDYLANQFGVTPAQMPDFLRGLRQGIANRKDSAFAAYVAGLLISSQVDKTMLPNIASKFEGTSAPINPDLLYKGFIAALAKDSTVLKQATAEQIFEKKEVELKAQKDAEIKAKNEAYLEENKKKEGVVTMADGLQYRIIKKGDGPIPTAADRVQVIYEGKTIDGKVFDATSRHGVEFDTFNVGGLIKGWTEALQMMPVGSKWEIVIPQNLAYGERGAGRDIAPFSTLIFTLELKGIEAAPEKESKTIDAAKLVPAKKIPAQKAKKNVKK
- a CDS encoding FKBP-type peptidyl-prolyl cis-trans isomerase, producing MKKIYFLAAMAIAAAGFTACGNSAPKEDLKSDVDSLSYAFGIDQGQSVKQYLQQMQIDTAYIDEFIKGMNDGAQNADDKKRAAYNAGIGVGMQMNMIIKNQINRQIFGEDSTKSVSLANFLAGFAASAKGHGQKMTVEQAREVEQKTSKAIQMKAAEKTYGANKKKSDAYMAANAKKEGVKTIGQGVQVKELKAGSGATPKASDVVKINYVGKTIDGKVFDQRDGATMPVGGVIPGFTEALTKMPVGAKWEITIPYTAGYGAEQPSPDLKPFSTLIFTVELLGIEKAPEGQPGMPQGMSGMPQGKPGM
- a CDS encoding FKBP-type peptidyl-prolyl cis-trans isomerase, whose protein sequence is MDKLSYALGIGIGSQLAGMGAKELNIDDFAQAIKDVISGSELKVDNAEAQTLVQNFFQEQEAKQQAAAAEAGKVAKAAGEAFLAENGKKDGVVTLPSGLQYQVLKEGDGKKPSATDQVVCHYEGTLIDGTVFDSSYKRNQPATFGLNQVIAGWTEGVQLMQEGAKYRFFIPYNLAYGERGAGAQIPPFAALVFDVELIEVK
- a CDS encoding SIR2 family NAD-dependent protein deacylase, whose product is MKKIVFLTGAGMSVESGFKTFRGNDGLWEDYPVEQVATHEGWVANPTLVNNFYNNLRKKLYAAKPNEGHRLIKELEKDYDVTVITQNVDDLHEKAGSLKVIHLHGELTKVCSSKAPYDSRYIKKLPEDNCEVAPGALAEDGSLLRPFIVFFGESVPMIEPAAEVVAQADILIIIGTSLVVYPAAGLVQYTRPGTPIYLIDPDDTPAHASGRLTHIKKGASEGMKELIKLL
- a CDS encoding glutathione peroxidase, coding for MKKLFSLLFLALMTLPIMAQKNVYKFSVKDGNEHTVKLKDYKGKVLLIVNTATKCGFTPQYEALQKLYETYKNQGLVILDFPCNQFGAQAPGSFHDIHAFCTGNYGTTFPQFAKINVNGRNESPLYTYLKAQQPFKGFDMNNNIGKFLDEKFRAENPDYAKDPSIKWNFTKFLIDRQGHVIDRFEPTADMKDVEAGIKAALKMK
- a CDS encoding YitT family protein produces the protein MINKINKKVLYREILDYVMIAVGMLSYAIGWMVFLLPNHIGNGGVAGLASILNWGQGIPVANTYFVLNAILLAIALKVLGLKFCIRTIYGVVMLTVITKVMGTVFPHPGLLHGQPFMAAIIGASFCGVGLAFGLSYNGSSGGSDIVAAIVNKYRDISLGRVILLVDMTIVTGSYLVLRSWEQVIYGYVNLIITSFVLDQVINSSRRSVQFLIISERYKEICDMISQDQPHRTSTIIDAKGYYTGSDIKIVIVVTRQREASYVYRMIDDIDPDAFVTQSQVMGVFGKGFDKFKVKKKSSNKNKPKATNLPKQ
- the ruvB gene encoding Holliday junction branch migration DNA helicase RuvB, with the protein product MPEDFDIHEERLNSVEKDFENALRPLKFNDFSGQSKVVENLSVFVEAAKFRGEPLDHTLLHGPPGLGKTTLSNIIANELGVGFKITSGPVLDKPGDLAGILTSLEPNDVLFIDEIHRLSPVVEEYLYSAMEDYRIDIMIDKGPSARSIQIDLNPFTLVGATTRSGLLTAPLRARFGINLHLEYYDPETLKRIIKRSAALLKVPIVDEAADEIARRSRGTPRICNALLRRVRDFAQVKGNGTITPEIATMSLQSLNIDKYGLDEIDNKILLTIIDKFRGGPVGVSTIATAIGEDSGTVEEVYEPFLIMEGFIKRTPRGRVATQLAYDHLGRNSYQDNPLQPGLFD
- a CDS encoding acyltransferase family protein, which gives rise to MEELDFLKFVFITLMIAFHLTYIGDTYPVAKQLVYTFHMPGFLLVSGYLFNVNKSWAALGKTMLWIFIPYAVMESGYTVMASLLPIREHIDHLTAGVLIDHIFLHPMGPYWYLHTLMICGIFYYIAFRKPEGRFSSVLKQEKPLLPIKMMSLENQVLLGRFTLLALFLWLISYGCELLSIANAAYFLVGAIIRQAVGNFRLAFPARWWTIGLLVVWCIDPTHYDKASFAGACLVFLVIGSLLWIYQLGIPQPLRDLFLFIGRNTLPLLLFSPIFTILAKFYQPLLLRVEPTGMFFLVVSVVFAIAGSFGITWLMDVTGISKLFFGKKGLI
- the yfcE gene encoding phosphodiesterase gives rise to the protein MKYLLVSDIHGCLPALEKVLQFYDREHCDMLCILGDILNYGPRNSIPEGIDAKGIVEALNKRANNIVAVRGNCDAEVDQMLLDFPMMSDYLMLVDEGRKIFLTHGHIYNKSTMPKGHFDAIVYGHTHLWELTQQEGTLVCNLGSITFPKGGNVATFMTYEHGVFTAYTLDGKPLKQERI